Part of the Vigna angularis cultivar LongXiaoDou No.4 chromosome 1, ASM1680809v1, whole genome shotgun sequence genome, gtgcatgttgtctttgatgaaattgtagacctcgaggcaaaacctcttgagttaGTTGAATCAAATGCAGGTAATGATGAAGacttgtagaagacaacaagtgaagaatgatgacaatcctcaagatgaagatctaaacaaaatgtggaaacaacctagaggattatcattacACAACGAAAATGGAGACATATCTAAAGGGGTAAACAATAGAAGAGATCTAGGAATTTTAGAAATCTCTTAGGATTGCATTTTGATCCATTTTGCGcatttttaagtgttttaagaaaaatagcgtttttaatcgattaatcttcAAAAAAATCGATTAAatctaatcgattaaacctagctttaatcgattaaatgcatTCCAATTTCgcaattttgaaaaactagccatatttttgtatgctttaaaattcttatCTTGTATGGTTCAATGTATGTTTAAACAATGATTTTTAAGTTCTTCATCCTAAAATTATATGCTTAAAATCTCCAATTgtgtatgtttgaatgaatctttaaatttgaaatatatttagctcatatgcatacatgcttttattaagggggatcATTATCTTAGGAAGAACtttaaacacaactttttaattatgataaaaaagggggagaatttgtttaaagcttatttgcttatttgtgtttattcagTAATGCgtttttcttccataagttgtgtttctatccagattattactaaaagctttaaatcaaaggagttttttatcatcatcaaaaagggggagaatgttagcaaaatgatgaagatgaagttttgattatatccaaatcaagtcaagatatatcaagattcaagaagatcctttgaagacttgttttgctattaaaagcttttgtaataattgtagtttaatGTTTAGGACTTATATTTGTAGTAGGTTTTGATTCTTGTACTTTCATACTTTGTATTTGttgttcaaaataaaaaaacacggttttaatcgattaaatcaagtattaatcgataAAAACGTTGCAGGTGCTGAAAACTCAACTGGCACggaaataatcaattaatacctattttaatcgattagttaatcgattaatccttaaaataatcgattaaaggtgACCGTTGGAGTTTTCTGACTTTTGAAAACTAGttgttgtactcattttaatcgattaacacttgtattaatcgattaaaagcgttaaatgGCTGGAAACGAAGATTGGAAGAGTATTTGCGTGAGTTTATAATTAGGCTCTCATTTTccatcaacaacaactcttcccttgtgctctagaTCTTTGAAATCATTGAGAATTGTGTgtactcttgctcagctaaggaaactcttgtctgcgaAGTTGTTGAAGTTCTACTgaggtgatagaggaatagctggttcatccttggtgcaactaaggaagtgtttggaagaagttcatccttcgtgaagtattcggaggaagtgattcatcctttgtgaagactcaaaggaggtgcaggttcatctcttgtggtatcaagagaggtggtttctaaacttttacaaattgtttctttgtgattgtaatttgtaatcgttttgtgattagtgaagtgtttatcttcgtttgagataagcgactagaCGTatgattggtaagatccgaaccaggataaaatcatctgtgcaaatttctctcaaccttactcttgttattaatttttattatatgctTAGTAAGTAAAACTgagaagaaatttaaaaaggcacactttattattaaaaccaattcaccccgcctcttggtttgttatcccacactaaccattccgctgcagccgctctgacagtTACTAGGTTAGAAATTCAATCTCGTATGTTTCAAGAGTCAGTTTCTTGTGAAACTTGTATAGGttttttgtttgtaaaatgTTGTTTTAGTTTGAGTTTGGCTAATGTGACTAGGCAATTAGATGTAGCTCTTGGATAATTTGACTATAACTTCTGTAAGATTTCTTTTTCCCTCTACTCTTTATtcacaattaatatatatataaggctTAGTTACTCGGATGGTCCCCATTTTGGTGGGAGTGTGTCTAGTTGGTTCCCgcttttaaaattgttttgattgctacctaacttttgaaaaaatgtctcaattaggtctctttttaaagaaaaaaaaaactcaccaACAACATTAACAGCGTGTCAAATGTCAATTTgtggttttctttttttttttactttttaacatatttttgtaaaaattgttGTTGCTACATGTTATGTTCATGGTGTGTCACGTTGCAGGACAGCGCCACATGGCAGAATACTACCACTTGTCAATGTCATTGTCTTAACTTCAATTTTGTCCATATATATGTtgctttgattcaatttagTCCTAACTTTTCTCAAAATGgaataatattatctttttccaaattgagacaaaatttattattttgtataaatgctatactgatatttttattaaatatatatttttaacatattatattattatatattattaattcatattttttgacacatgatttttataagattaaaattaattaagtattaatattttttttaaaaaaagcaagtatttaaatataatgtattattaatccatattttttataagaataaattaattaatacatttataaaaataataaatttggtcTTCTTTCCATtaggataaatttattaattgtataaatgttatattaatatttatattaaaatttagtagTTAAAGTCATGattaacaaaaacatgaattaataatacataatagtgtaatatattaaaataatttttaataaaaatatcactataacatttatacaaataataaattttatctcaatttgGAGAGAGACAATATTACTCTATTTTGAGAAAAATTATGACTAAATTGAATAGAAAAAACAATATAGAAACTAAATTGAAATCAAAACAATGACACTTGACACTGTCATTGACGCGTGATAGTACCTTGTCACTTGACACTAATAGTGACACATGTCACCCTAGTGACATGACACGTGACaacaaacaattttataaatttaaaaaaaaattaaaaaaatcacatattgACACAAAGCATACCGTTAGCgttattagtaatttttaaaaaaatcgtaATTAAgacactttttcaaaaattaggaccataattaaaattttttaaaaaaatgggaATCAACTTCCCACACACTAAAATGAGAACTATATTGTTTCGGTGTAGATGTTTTccagtgtgtctttgttgctcctggctgtctgggacgcttgctcttctccaattgttgttgttcatactcgccaaaggagggggaggtacctgcaaaaatactccgacgctcaagtcagatgtgagttatggagcctcagctctcaagagagtgattatgatactgctctgaaatattatttagggtctTTAGACATAGAGAGAACGTACCTCAGCTCCTTtcttgtcattgtatttataagccaaataaaaataagctTACCTAAAAATGTTGTTAGTTACTCAGaaatatcttaaccgcttaaaatatctaagatattttacttaataaatatcttactacataacatgccccccaagtccgagttaatcGTTCTGCTTTATAgacgtggtaactataggacttatgagtttgagggaggctgtatTCACTGTAGTAGGGAGCGTGTTTCTGGTTGTTTCCCATGTGTGGACTGAACGGCGGGTTTTATGGGTTTTCTTTCTGCTCTAGACTGAGCAGTTGGACATTTTAAACGAAGGATGACCGAGCGGTTGAGTTCGAAGGACCAAAAAGATGCGAAGCCGAACGACAAAAAAAGCTGGAACgagtgaggccgaacgtgaggacctggatggccgagcggtagaggcTGTATAGCCGAAGGTCATAGAAGCTGAATGCTCGAGGCCACGGACGGTAGAGGTCGAGTGgcatgtgaggccgaatgatTGAAGCCAAGCggacgaacgtcattgaggCCGAATGGACAACATTAATGGCGTCGAACGGCCGAATACTTGAGTGCTCGTGGCCATGGATTGACGAGCGGTTGAAGCCAAGGGGACGATTACCTTTGAGGTCGAACGGCCGAatgtttgaacgctcgtggcTATGTATAGTCGAGCGGTTCAAATCAAAGTgcgaatacctttgaggccgaaccgCCGACtatttgaacgctcgtacacatggattgacgagcggttgaaaccaaaggtcgaacacctttgaggccgaacggccgattgcttgaacgctcgtacacagggattgtcgagcggttgaaaccaaagggaggccgaacggccgactgtttgaacgctcgtacacatgggttgtcgagcggttgaaaccaaagggCGAACACCTTTGAGGCCAAACggccgactgcttgaacgctcgtacacatggatggtcgagcggttgaaaccaaagggcgaatacctttgaggccgaacggccgactgcttgAATGCTCATACAcagggattgtcgagcggttgaaaccaaagggaggccgaacggccgactgtttgaacgctcgtacacatgggttgtcgagcggttgaaaccaaagggcgaacacctttgaggccgaacgaccgacttcttgaacgctcgtacacatggATGGTCaagcggttgaaaccaaagggcgaatacctttgaggccgaacggccgactgtttgaacgctcgtggTCGTGGATTGTCGAGCGCTTGAAATCAAAGGGCGAATACCTtagaggccgaacggccgactgttTGAATGCTCGTggacatggattgtcgagcggttgatgttctgggtgttcttgggcgaacaactaccagagggagtgtatcccttagAACGCTCATggacatggattgtcgagcggttgatgttctgggtgttcttgggcgaacaactaccagagggagtgtatcccttagaacgctcgtggacatggattgtcgagcggttgatgttctgggtgttctagggcgaacaactaccagagggagtgtatccctttttTCAATGctcctgggtgttctagggcgaacatctaccaggtcTAGGAGTGTTTTCCCGGTTTTGAGTGCTTCAGCATGGACCAATCTCTGGTGTCCCCCTATGCATGTAAGATGTGCTTATCTACGCTGTAGAATTAGAGAAAAAAGAGTAGCAATACAAACCAATGCATTTACAAGGTTTggaaaatttaacataaaaaacagATTATGTTGTAAGGCCGATCGGTTTAGATAGTAGAACGCTTGGTTTTCGGTTGACCGTCTACTGTGACATGcataagatatataatatataaaatataggtGAGATCGTTCGATCGCGATTTGAACCTGGCGGTCGAACGTCAGTAGGACCGAATGGCGGAGCGGTCGTGTCGATGGATGGTCGAGTCATAGAGGCCGAGTTGCCGAACGTCAGTGAGGCTGAGTGCTGGACGCTTTAGGCCGAACGTTCGTGAAAACGAATGCTGGAATGCTTGAGACGCAAATCACCGAACGACTGAGGCGAAAGGGTGGAGGCCAAGCGGCCGAACGTCATTGAGACCTACAGCTGAATGACTGAGGCAAGCGGACGAATGTTATTGAGTCCGACTGGCTGATCATCAGCGGGGTCGAATGGCCCAATGCTTGAGTGCTTGTGTAGACGTATGGTCGAGCGGTAGAGGCCGAAAGACCGAGAGTCAATGAGGCTGAGTGGCCGAAAGCAGGAACGTTCGAGGTTGAATGTTTGAACACATGAGACCGAATGGCCGAAAGGTTGAATGTTTGAACACATGAGACCATGTGTGGCCGAGCGGTAGAGACCGAACGTCAATGGTGAGCGAAATGCCGAACGCTTTAGGCCGAACGGCCGTCAGAACGAATGCTGGAACGCTTGAGACGCAAATGGCCGAACGATCGAGGCAAAAGGTTTGAGGCCAAGCGGCCGAACGTCATTGAGTCCGAATGACCGAATTCCGAAACGCTTCACGCTGAAATTGCCGAACGTCAATGAGAGCTattggccgaacggttgaggccaagacgccgaacgtcattgaggaCCAATGGGCGAGCATCAGTTTAGTCGAATGGGCGAACGCTTGTGGATCCGAATGACCGAATGCTGGAGTGTTTGAGGATGAAGAACCGACAAAAGGTGAGGCTGGACGGACGAGTAGTGGAACGCTTGTGGCCACGGAATGGTCGTGAGGCCCGGTCAGCAGGGTGAGCGGCCAAGGATGTCAATCCTGGATGTGTAGCCACTCGGTTATGCCGACTGGTCATGATATACACTCGCCCTTGTCGGTCGACCTAGATGGACGACCTTGGAGTGCGGCTCGTTCTTGATGGTCGACCTGGATGGGTGACCTTTAGAGGATGACAAGATCGTTGTCTTGGACGATCATTTTTGGACGATCGCTATTGAGGTTATTGAGCGAGCGTCAATGAGGAAGAATGAGAGTGGCCGAACGTGAGCGAGGCCGAATGGTTGATCGCCAGGGAGGCCGGATGGTTGATCGCCAGGGAGGCCGAATGGCTAATCGCCAGGGAGGCCGAATGGTTGAAAATCAGTGGGGTCGAACGGCCGAACGCTAGAGcgcttgttcttgatggtcgacCTAGATGGACGACTTTTGAGGGTCGTTCGGTCTATGTAAGCTCGAACAACGTTAGTTTGGAGGCTCGGTCATGATTGTGACCTGGATGGGCGGCATTGGGTTAGCCGCTCGCTCGTTCTATGTGTCGGGAGGACCGGTTGGTACAGAGGCATTAGTTGTTGCGTTCACAGTGGATGTCAGTGATGTCGAGTTTGCACAAGAGGCGTGAGAAATGACTTTATGAATCACGGTTACGGAGGTTGAGTGCGACACCCGTGGTGTAAATGTGGAAGTAGTGGCGGAAACGCAAACCTAGCCCTGGCTTGAAGGCGCTACGGATGGCGCGGAGGCGGAACCGAACGGCGAGGTGGATGGCACGGGGGCTTGAGTCTGCGATCTGTTTGGCGATCTTTCGTGTGGGAGTCTTCCGCGCAAACGGCGAGTTTGCTGTCGGCGAGCCTGCTCATGTGACTGGAACCGAGCTCCTGGCAAAATCGCCAGTCAGACTCGGCTGTGACCTTGCGACGGCATTAGCGCGGTGGCGGATGCCCCCCAAGGTTTTGGTGACAAAGAGGCGGAGGTTGTCGTCTGGGCAGCTCCGGCCTTGTAAGTGGTGTGCGTGATCTTTGGGTTGTGATTTGGgaatttagggtttttggttTGCGGATTGTGCGATCGTGGAGACGATGGGGATGACCTAATGGTGCTCCTGTGACAGCAGTGCCTGGTGGCGCGACGGAGGCTGATGGGCGGACCCGATTTGGGGGTTGTCTTTGGAACACGTTGGGTGTAGTTTTCAGAAAAGATGTTGCCATTGAAGACGAAGAGTGAGAACCTGAGCTCAATTTGGGGATTTAGGGTTTCGCTTTTTCCTGCGCTTTCTGAGAAACGATCCTGGTTAGGTTTTACAGAGTTTTTCTCATTTGTCCACCATTGTTGAGGGAGGTGATTGATGAGTTTAAGCATGTTTTTGCACTGGATCTGACCCGCAAAGGGGTGCGATTTCGCTGATGTGCTCACTGGCGCGGTGATGCGGCAGCTTCATCTTGATGGAGTAGCTTTATCCGAAGAAATGATTCGTCGAGGCCGAGACTCCTCTCGTGGCTTCTGTGGGATggcactcggccccacggtggacgccaaaatgtttcggtgtagaTGTTTTccagtgtgtctttgttgctcctgtctgtctgggatgcttgctcttctccaattgttgttgttcatactcgccaaaggagggggaggtacttgcaaagatactccgacgctcaagtcagatgtgagttatggagcctcagctctcaagagagtgattatgatactgctctgaaatattatttagggtctctagaCATAGAGAGAACGTACCTCAACTCCTTtcttgtcattgtatttataagccaaataaaaataagctTACCCAAGAATGTGGTTAGTTACTCAGaaatatcttaaccgcttaaaatatctaaaatattttacttaataaatatcttactagataacatatatgaataattaaacttatataaaacaacaaagtgaagaaaaaaaataaattttacataacatttttttgacataATAGAAGAATTAATAGAAgaaatcatccaatttattttcgttataaccaaaacaaatatataCTAGAGGAACTCGGAGGTAACTATACACCTCAACTAAGAAAAAAGTATTTGACAagataaaagctttataaagaaattaaacaaaaaaaacatagtTCTTTATTTTAGATGAAGAAGATATGATTCACCCTATGGAAACACTAATTTAATTGGTGTCATCTAATGATCAATTGGACTAAAGTCGTGATAAACTCATGATTGGAGGCACCAACTCATTTAACGTCACAAGGGAACCAACTTGGTTGGCACCTCTTCATGGTGTTGACATTGTAGAGCCTACATCTGAAATGAATCTCCTTCCTcttccattcaaatcatctattttggtaaataattttattctaaacttttttaatacttttttcttcaatttggcACGAGAAGTTCTAATCTTAAGGATCACAGTCCAAAAGAATTTTACAATtgacgaaaaataaaaaaattgttttttttttgtaaaatagaTGGATGTTTAATTTGTTGATTGGATTTATAATTGTTCCATCACACTCAACAATCTTGTATTGTTTACGAGTTAAAGTCAAATATAAACGGATAAGACTTTAGAAGAGCCATATTTCAGATATAtgtgattaatttaataatgtCACTCAAAAAAACTTAACATcgaaacaataatatatatatatatatatatatatatatatatatatatatatatatatatatatatataaatatttcattatactataaaataatatgtcTTGTTTTCCATAATATAGCAGGAAAAATCTAAATGATACActtttaaagaataatgttGCTCTGAAAAACATAATGTTATTGATTAAACAATTAGATAGATGTGTTTAGTTAGTGTCTACATAATGTTATTGAAGTTTGAtgacactattttttttatgaagtttTCGGTTTTGGGTGGAGATGAATGATGAATTAAGACCAGGtagttataaataaatgaatttaaagtgtaggtagtaaaatataaaacaatgaaGTTTTGTCACAACCTTTTAGAATTATTGTAATGAGAATacttttagaaatttatttttaatttttattataatattgatataGATTTCATGTAATTTTAATCTctctaaaattatttacttattttaattatgatattgaTACAGATCAGATACCaacaaatgtaataattattactgggaaagaaattaaatccAAACAAAATGGATATTCTCTTCTCAACATTTCATATTAAGATCTGTTAATaacttactttaaaaaaaaaactttaaaataaagcATTACACATTCATGTGcactttaacaaaaaatattctaaaattaattttgtctaAAATCAATTTTGCAATCCACCTAAACATACATTTGTTGAGTAAACTAAAATCTATTTTATCCCtacattataaattattctaatttagatacataactaatattttaagtttatagtGAATACTTATGTTGTTGTTATATTTTGGTACGAATTATtcaacaattttacaaaaacctGAATTCAGTTTTATTTAGATCAATgatatgataattttataatgaataatataatagCGATATTGGattagatttttctttatttttaatttttaaaatattaaattaaaattaaataaataataagtggtttataaaaggaagattgagatttttaattttgttttccttctATCAGCTGTTGACTTTATTTATATTGGTGACAATATAGCTGGTATTTTGTCTATGTGTTTGTCCTattgtgttattttattttataaatttcaatttaatagtTATACtacttttcaattatatatatatatatatatatatatatatatatatatatatatatatatataatatgtgttatgtgttttttccttttacgtcacttttttattttataaagatgggtcaattaaatatatattttattcgtGTAATTGTACTAAAGTTGTGTTGTAACAAAACAGTTTGATTACAGTATAgcaatatataaatgtatatttattttgatattttattaaatgataacCATGgtgttgaatatatatttttaaattaactataatgagataaatttataaataattatctgATGCATAATTTAATGGTGTACCAGCTCATTGATTCAATGTCTCGcattcaaatatatatcattacaTTTACATTCTtggtatattaaaattttcaaaattatatatatatatatatatatatatatgaatgatagaataaaatatattatatagaaTTATTTGATTGTGAAAACCGCGTAAACAATTcacatgttttgttttgtgcATCTTCTCTTGACAAGAATAAGTGCACTTGGCCGTTTTAATATTCTAAGATAGTTTTCTATGTTACTGTACCGTGTACCGTATTACCCTAGACCGTCCAGACAAAACACATGGGACGTTCGGCAGGACTTAAGCATCCAGGACGATCATGACTGATAAGTATGCAGAAATGATTAACGTAAAATTCTGATTAGAAGATTGGACTCTGGATTGGACCGTGATTAAGGTTCTACTAATCCTAAGCCatgatcaaaattataaatacagaTCAAAAGTAAGAGGTAGACAGATTCATTAATTACGCATTTATTGTAGTACCTAAACAACCGATTGGACCTTTACTGACTTAAGTTTCAGAACACCTTTAACAGGTACCCTCCCAGACGTACAGGACATACGGACATCGACCTACAGAAGACCAGATGTAAGCGCTTGATTTTAGGTGACTCAACCTCATACAGGAACATTTTTGCGCCCACCGTAGGGTAGAGTAACTAAACCAAATGGTGGccacgagaaacatgagcaGCAAGGACCCGATCGAGATGATAAGGATGTTACAACAGTAAATGGAGGAGTTGCAGCAGCAGCATGAGGCGGAGATGGTGGCCGTGCGGGCAGAATGCTCGACTCACGTAGCGCAGGAGAGAAGATCCGGGGCGAGAGATAAAACCGAGGAAGAGTACGACAAGGCTGCCCAGGAAGGTGTATCAGAGCATAACAACATGTCCGACCCTACCTGGAGACCACCCAAGTCGGGGTCGAGGGGAACAAGGTTAAGGCTGACCAGGATAAGAGCGCGACCCTGAGCAAGCAGTTGGGGGTGAAGCTCGAGGATACCTCTGACCACCTACCATTCGTCCAAGCTATTATGGACGTCCACgtatataaagaaatttttttccacatttattttaaataattttttaattaaaatggttattttgtaggaattttataattgtttttttcatttaattattgtttttatttgacatttttaaacttaatattttttaattgtaaagctacttataaaataaacaaaaactatttacaataataataataataattattattattattatttattatcataatatatatcaatagacatatgaatttaatttaaactataaaatgtaaatcaaattaatttaatgtgtaactaaatgatttgaaaaatatttaaaagattcgTTTTACTTTGTCATAACCTCAATGTTGGACAGTTTTTATTGGTGAAAGTAGATAAAAACCGTTTTGTTGATGCTTATTATATCCCTTTATGATACTAACAAATAATCATTCCAATGTGCTTAGGCAACTTTTATTGATGTTAGTAGTGAATGAAttgtattcattattttaattccGTCAAAAAAAGCCCAATGAATTCCTAttattataatcaatatttttttatttaagttgtcATACATACCATTCTCGAAGACTCTCTCACGCTATTAAAAGATATAGTCCAATAAGGTTACGCCACGTGTCCAATATAAATGGTTTGGCCCAATCGCGAAGAAGCCGTGACGCTACTCTCGCTGGATCACTAAATTAATTGTAGTGTATAGAATTAGgtttgttaaatataaataagagggGTAAATAAAGGAAACCGTGTTTCACTAGGATCGCACATTCACACAAGCGAGTAAATAAGGTTGGAGAGGGCGCTGCCGGAGGAACACCGTCTTTCATTTTTCCGGCCATCTCTTGTTTCTTCCACCAGTCGGCGATCCCTTTTCTCTGACACCAAACATGGTAATTCATTCTCTAGTGCCTCTTCTTTCGTTCACTTTCATACTATCCATTTAGATCTAGTAGTTTCCCTACGTTCTTTTTCCGGTGCCgacattgtttttattttttctctctcgtaTATGTAATTTCTGATTTATCCTGTTTTTAGTTATAGACAAAGAAATcagaattcaatttcaatttacGCGATTATCAAGTTTGCACATTAAAATCAGAAATTTGTtcaacttattattttatgatcaTAATTTTGTTAACCTAGGGTTCTTATtgttatttgattattattgatCCGTCGAATTAATTACGACATTTTCTGGTTATTAATTACTGGTGATTGTGGAGTTTCGTTAGCTTTTGGACCTGATCTGGTGCCATCCAAATCCAAATCCAATCGTGTCTTACCTCGTGTTATGCTATGCTATGCAACTCGTGTcgattgattttgtttgtttgatttttgaaTTGTCAATTGAGAAATCTGGAATTTGTGGTTTTGTGTAGACGACATCAAGGCGCTTTGCTGACAGGAAAGTGGAGAAGTTTGAGAAGAACATTACCAAAAGAGGATTTGTGCCGGACACAACCTCTAAAAAGGGAAAAGACTATCCTGTTGGTCCACTGCTGCTGGGTTTCTTCG contains:
- the LOC108346147 gene encoding uncharacterized protein LOC108346147, whose translation is MTTSRRFADRKVEKFEKNITKRGFVPDTTSKKGKDYPVGPLLLGFFVFVVIGSSLFQIIRIATSGGMA